Proteins encoded by one window of Clostridium bornimense:
- a CDS encoding NAD-dependent protein deacylase has protein sequence MSTAIEKLTQILKESNNIVFFGGAGVSTESNIPDFRSSNGLWNEKLQINFTPEQLVSHTFFVRYPEEFFKFYKDKLIYPDAKPNAAHIALAKLEEMGKLKAVVTQNIDGLHQAAGSKKVYELHGSVLRNYCMKCNAFYDKKFILESKGVPTCPKCGGKVKPDVVLYEEGLDNNVISGAVKAISEADTLIIGGTSLIVYPAAGLIDYFRGKNLVLINKSTTSADNKADLVIHDAIGKVLGEAVNNL, from the coding sequence ATGAGTACAGCAATAGAAAAACTAACTCAAATTTTAAAAGAAAGTAATAACATAGTATTTTTCGGAGGTGCAGGAGTTTCCACTGAAAGTAATATACCAGACTTCAGAAGTTCCAACGGTTTATGGAACGAGAAACTTCAAATAAACTTTACTCCAGAACAACTTGTATCTCACACATTTTTCGTAAGGTATCCAGAAGAATTCTTTAAGTTTTATAAAGATAAACTTATATACCCTGATGCAAAACCTAATGCTGCCCATATTGCACTTGCTAAACTTGAAGAAATGGGTAAACTCAAAGCCGTTGTTACTCAAAATATTGATGGCCTACATCAAGCTGCTGGATCAAAGAAGGTTTATGAATTACATGGCTCTGTTCTTAGAAACTATTGCATGAAATGTAATGCCTTTTATGATAAAAAGTTTATTTTAGAATCAAAAGGTGTGCCTACTTGTCCTAAGTGTGGTGGAAAAGTTAAACCTGATGTTGTCCTTTATGAAGAAGGACTAGATAATAATGTTATAAGTGGAGCAGTTAAAGCTATTTCAGAAGCTGATACTTTAATTATTGGAGGAACCTCCCTAATTGTTTATCCTGCTGCAGGACTTATTGATTACTTTAGAGGAAAGAATCTTGTACTTATAAACAAGAGCACAACATCTGCTGATAATAAAGCTGATCTTGTTATTCATGATGCTATTGGCAAAGTTTTAGGGGAAGCTGTTAATAATTTATAA